The proteins below come from a single Thalassomonas actiniarum genomic window:
- a CDS encoding thioesterase II family protein translates to MKISDKEQAWFPFGLGDASAQRRVFCLPFAGGGASFYLPWRKATPQGVALVPVQYPGRETRLNEPCHHELDRLVDELALALLPYLDRAYVLAGYSLGAKVGFSLAHRLAALGAPGPDLFVAMAHNSPGNESGHAGAAQLPDEEFRAFLLRYGAASEQVFDDPELAQMFLPVLRADIGLVDCPVVQRPLACPIIAYAGEQDEIVPPVKMQAWRQFAGDGFDLHSFEGGHFFSKTNKAFLSRFVQDIALAQGS, encoded by the coding sequence ATGAAAATATCGGATAAGGAACAAGCTTGGTTCCCTTTTGGTTTAGGGGATGCATCGGCGCAGCGCCGGGTCTTTTGTTTGCCGTTTGCCGGCGGCGGGGCATCTTTTTACCTGCCCTGGCGTAAGGCAACGCCGCAAGGGGTGGCCCTGGTGCCGGTGCAGTATCCGGGCAGGGAAACCCGGCTCAATGAACCCTGCCATCATGAGCTTGACCGGCTCGTCGATGAACTGGCCTTGGCATTGCTGCCTTACCTGGATCGCGCCTATGTGCTGGCGGGATACAGCTTAGGCGCCAAAGTGGGCTTTTCGTTGGCCCACCGCCTGGCCGCTCTGGGGGCTCCCGGGCCCGATTTGTTTGTTGCCATGGCGCATAACTCGCCGGGAAATGAGTCGGGGCATGCAGGGGCGGCTCAGCTGCCGGATGAAGAGTTCAGGGCGTTTCTCTTGCGCTACGGGGCGGCGTCCGAGCAAGTCTTTGACGATCCGGAACTGGCGCAGATGTTTTTGCCGGTTTTGCGCGCCGATATCGGCCTGGTTGACTGCCCCGTGGTGCAACGGCCCCTGGCTTGTCCCATTATTGCCTATGCCGGCGAACAGGATGAGATAGTACCGCCGGTAAAAATGCAGGCCTGGCGGCAATTTGCCGGCGACGGCTTTGATTTGCACAGCTTTGAAGGCGGGCACTTTTTTAGCAAAACCAATAAAGCGTTTTTATCAAGATTTGTACAGGATATCGCCTTAGCTCAGGGTAGCTAA
- a CDS encoding non-ribosomal peptide synthetase has product MDTDAASLLSELEMLDIRLSLDDGKLRYSAPKGALQPLLLKRLSDHKADLIRLLEQRSADRQQIWEEVAIPRQPRGKGLPLSFAQQRFWFLDQLDQGNSATFVMPPVVLRFEGKLNILALQQALNEVVQRHEVLRSAFRIEEDVPVQRVLPEAELALPLSDLTALTPAEKEQRIDQVIREQALQPFDLQHGDILMRALVLKLAENEHIFMLTMHHIIGDGWSMGILVDELSQLYRARIAGEAIDKTLAPLPVQYADYAVWERKRMTGQRLARHRDYWLAQLKDAPDFLPLATDHPRPKVRNNQGSAVYFQLGSDSAGQLARLCSDSGVTPFMALLSAFAVLLYRYTGEQDMVIGSPIAVRPHSQSEALVGLFLNTLALRIDLSANPSFHSLLARVRKTALQGYEHSEMPFDQVLQALDLERNPEHTPLFQVLFALQNAPMGNVELDGLSISSRPTQSLHSPFDLVLSLEESENDIQGFFRYNTDLFERASIERMLGHFRLLLQGLLTTPQEKIATLAMLTPPELAQLRDWRGGQYRAAADNTLAQAFTRQAAASPGAVALRFGDTGLTYRELNERANQLTRRLQKMGVVRGDFVGLCSQRSLELIIGIVGILKAGAAYIPLDPAYPQERLAYMAQDSGIRLLVTYRSEPSLSVTMLDLADPSLAQESTAEPGITAAAEDVAYVIYTSGSTGRPKGVEVSHRNVIRLFSASESLFGFGADDTWSLFHSYAFDFSVWELWGALLYGGQAVVVPLDIARSSEQFQPFLRQNGVTVLNQTPSAFRQLIDADCRLQASREPLPLKWVIFGGEALDPRSLSAWVERYGLDAPELINMYGITETTVHVSYYRLRQEDIDTGTSVIGRPLPDLSLTLVDGNDQLVPLGVPGEMLIGGGGVARGYLNLPELTAERFISDAFTGQEAKQRLYRSGDLARWRADGSLEYLGRIDHQVKVRGFRIELGEIERCLGKLPQVREAVVLSRQEAGGARLVAYAVSDNNRDTALPALLRKELLSRLPEYMIPAAVLVLPSLPLTANGKLDRKKLDSLFLENRSGINTGVPLSAPPQTALEKLLATLWCQVLDIERIGLDDNFFELGGDSIRGAILANKIQQRIESVVYVVALFEAPTIRLLIDYLRRHYPEAMARMGEAEIRQLDDAFIDEQSLTDFRALIPPTPSYPVSGKLPGNGKKNPRAIFVLSPPRSGSTLLRVLLGGHSDLFSPPELELLGFDTLGQRKKVCSGRDAFWLEGTLRAVMQACDVDADGAREIMASRESADMPVQAFYGELQGWLGQRILVDKSPSYALDPGIMQRAEAYFDEPLYIHLHRHPYGMIHSFEEAKLDQIFFRYPHQLPVRRLGELIWLHSHRNIGQFLANIPARRQISVSFEQMTQQPEATVKQLCQFIGINFSADMLDIYNRQQQQRMTDGIHRESKMLGDVKFHSHQQIDAGIAERWRQNYRQEFLGEPSLQMAKVFGYNPRINTENLPIPQLERKGGSLPLSFAQQRLWFLDQLEGAGAAYNMPVALRIKGELAPDAMAASLDAIVRRHETLRSHFETVRGEPRVRLVDALPAMATVDLSHLVGQLQQQALAQHIASDAKQVFNLATGPLFRCSLLKLAADDHVVLVNMHHIVSDGWSMGIIVNEWSRLYDAFVAGQASPLAPLAVQYGDYAAWQHEQLKSGKLGHQLAYWRKRLAGAPALLALPTDRPRPAVQQFHGDIFKLTLNGSLSLRLKRYAEQSGVSLYMFLLAAFAVLLMRYSGQRDIVIGSPTANRSRSELEPLVGFFVNTLVMRLDVAGEQAFDGFLKQVREAALEAYANQEVSFEQLVEELKPRRNLSYSPLFQVMFSMQNTPAVTPDLTGLEVSEISGAQVVSKYDLTLEVSESGTGLEACFEYNSDLFDRDTIKRLAGHYSNLLQSILTAPQQALARLAILDQEEEDCLLKRWNHTRRPIDGPLTIQGMFEKQAGKTPNAVAVKCGADSLSYRELNQRSQQLAQRLRALGLAEGSLAAVCLPRSADMLVALLAVLKSGSAYVPLDPKYPRDRIREVLEDAGVSLLLTQAGLLPSFSSLTCPVFCPDAGQQDCAVPEARIPEAKEPETKTPQIQDNPALAYVIYTSGSTGKPKGVAVSHHGAVNFLSSMAQMPGITASDTLLAVTTVAFDIAVLELYLPLTVGATLVIADEETVRDGTSLMQTLLAEQVTVMQATPATWRLLLASGWQGDGRLKVLCGGEALPSMLAQQLLPDVASLWNLYGPTEATVWSSLQQVTPGDLIHARIPIGRPIANTRIYILDSCLSPQPVGVSGELFIGGDCLANAYLNRPELTAAAFIEDPFLPGQRLYRTGDLGRYLPDGRIEYLGRNDQQIKIRGFRVEPGEVEHVLGKQPGVDMCAVVLDRPESENTRLIGYYLGGETDRSQLKQALGQVLPDYMVPDLLLRLEQMPLTENGKVDRRALARLEIEQTSAEYLGARDTLELELLRIWQEVLGVKAIGIRDNFFDLGGHSIIAVRLMAKIARQFDRQLPLASLFQGSTVEAQAQLLRSGVDDKIWSSVVPVQSQGQGEPFFCAAGAGGNLVYFNELARAMTGSHPFIGLQPPGLDGETPPYTRVEDLARHYLDEIQHHGYKCPRFVAGHSFGGLVAFDMAAQLNKLGHAPQVLVLIDTPAPHFFQPTGQDWSQAQWLAQVSEIISHLYQVDAAISSQEFASLDHEAQLVLLHQRLIARGVLPEQNNVSFLRGFIEVYKANLCVDYSPAKLPATTRVLLLRSKEQQPEHLITEQFATLRTSLDLGWQRYFEQPVTVTEVPGDHLTMMRSPNAEVLTREISDFISS; this is encoded by the coding sequence CCGCTATCGGATCTGACGGCCTTAACCCCGGCGGAAAAAGAGCAACGCATCGATCAGGTGATCCGCGAACAGGCGTTGCAGCCGTTTGACTTGCAACACGGCGATATCCTGATGCGTGCTTTAGTGTTAAAACTGGCTGAAAACGAGCATATTTTTATGCTGACCATGCATCATATTATCGGCGACGGCTGGTCGATGGGAATTTTGGTCGACGAATTGTCACAGCTTTACCGGGCCCGTATTGCCGGTGAGGCCATCGACAAGACCTTGGCGCCGTTGCCCGTCCAATATGCCGACTATGCCGTCTGGGAACGTAAGCGCATGACGGGGCAGCGCCTGGCACGTCACAGGGATTACTGGCTGGCCCAACTTAAGGATGCGCCGGACTTTTTGCCGCTGGCAACAGATCATCCCCGCCCTAAAGTACGCAATAACCAGGGCAGCGCCGTCTATTTTCAATTGGGCAGCGACAGCGCCGGGCAACTGGCCAGGCTTTGCAGCGATAGCGGTGTGACCCCCTTTATGGCGTTACTGTCGGCTTTCGCGGTCTTGCTTTACCGTTATACCGGCGAACAGGATATGGTGATCGGCTCGCCGATTGCAGTGCGTCCCCATAGCCAGAGCGAAGCCCTGGTGGGGTTATTTTTGAACACCCTGGCATTGCGGATAGATTTGAGCGCCAACCCGAGTTTTCATAGCTTATTGGCCAGAGTACGCAAAACAGCACTGCAAGGCTATGAGCACAGCGAAATGCCGTTTGATCAGGTATTGCAGGCGCTGGATCTGGAGCGTAACCCGGAGCATACGCCGCTATTTCAGGTATTATTCGCCTTACAAAATGCCCCCATGGGAAATGTCGAACTCGATGGCTTGAGTATCAGCAGCCGGCCGACCCAGTCGCTGCACTCGCCCTTTGATCTGGTGCTGTCTTTAGAAGAGAGCGAGAACGATATCCAGGGGTTTTTCCGCTACAACACAGATTTATTTGAACGGGCGAGTATAGAACGTATGCTCGGCCACTTCAGGCTGTTATTGCAGGGGCTTTTGACTACGCCGCAGGAGAAGATTGCCACCCTGGCGATGCTGACCCCGCCCGAGCTGGCACAGCTTAGGGATTGGCGCGGTGGCCAGTACCGGGCGGCGGCGGATAACACGCTGGCACAGGCGTTTACCCGGCAAGCCGCAGCCAGCCCTGGAGCTGTAGCACTGCGCTTTGGCGACACCGGCTTAACCTACCGCGAGCTAAATGAAAGGGCCAATCAGCTGACCCGGCGCTTGCAAAAAATGGGCGTGGTCCGGGGGGATTTTGTCGGCTTGTGCAGCCAGCGCTCCCTTGAACTTATCATTGGCATTGTCGGGATCTTAAAGGCCGGCGCGGCTTATATTCCGCTCGATCCCGCTTATCCCCAAGAGCGCTTGGCTTATATGGCGCAGGACAGCGGCATACGCCTGCTTGTCACCTACCGCTCGGAGCCGTCATTGTCGGTGACTATGCTAGATCTGGCAGACCCGTCTTTAGCGCAGGAAAGCACAGCCGAGCCCGGGATAACGGCGGCTGCAGAAGATGTCGCTTATGTGATTTATACCTCAGGTTCAACCGGGCGGCCTAAAGGGGTCGAGGTGAGCCATCGCAATGTCATACGCCTGTTCAGCGCCAGCGAGTCCCTGTTTGGTTTTGGCGCCGACGATACCTGGAGCTTGTTTCACTCTTACGCCTTTGACTTTTCGGTTTGGGAGCTCTGGGGCGCCCTGTTATACGGCGGCCAGGCGGTGGTGGTGCCGCTGGACATTGCCCGCTCGTCGGAGCAGTTTCAGCCATTTTTACGGCAAAACGGGGTGACGGTGTTAAATCAGACGCCATCTGCGTTCAGGCAGCTTATCGACGCCGATTGCCGCCTGCAGGCATCCCGCGAACCTTTGCCCCTGAAATGGGTTATTTTTGGCGGCGAAGCGCTTGATCCGCGCAGCTTATCTGCCTGGGTTGAGCGTTATGGCCTGGACGCACCCGAGTTGATCAATATGTACGGTATTACCGAAACCACGGTACATGTTAGCTATTACCGCCTCAGGCAAGAGGATATCGACACCGGCACCAGCGTTATCGGCAGGCCGCTGCCGGACCTTTCCCTTACCCTGGTCGACGGCAACGATCAGCTGGTGCCCCTTGGCGTACCGGGTGAGATGCTTATCGGCGGCGGCGGTGTGGCCAGAGGTTATCTGAACCTGCCGGAGCTGACCGCCGAACGCTTTATTTCCGATGCCTTTACCGGCCAGGAGGCTAAGCAGCGTTTATACCGCAGCGGTGATCTGGCGCGCTGGCGCGCCGACGGCTCCCTGGAGTATTTGGGCAGAATCGATCATCAGGTTAAAGTGCGCGGTTTTCGCATCGAACTGGGAGAAATCGAGCGCTGCCTGGGCAAATTGCCCCAGGTCAGGGAGGCAGTGGTGTTAAGTCGGCAAGAGGCCGGCGGTGCGCGCCTGGTGGCTTATGCCGTCTCTGATAACAACCGGGACACCGCTTTGCCGGCGTTATTGCGAAAAGAGCTGTTATCACGGCTGCCGGAGTATATGATCCCGGCGGCGGTCCTGGTGTTGCCCAGCTTACCTTTAACCGCCAACGGCAAGCTGGACCGAAAAAAACTCGACAGCCTGTTTCTGGAAAACCGCAGCGGGATAAATACCGGCGTTCCCTTATCTGCGCCGCCACAGACGGCACTGGAAAAGTTGCTGGCCACGCTTTGGTGTCAGGTGCTTGATATTGAGCGCATCGGCCTGGATGATAATTTTTTTGAGCTTGGCGGTGACTCGATTCGCGGCGCGATTTTAGCCAACAAGATCCAGCAGCGTATCGAAAGCGTGGTTTATGTCGTGGCCTTATTTGAGGCGCCGACCATACGTTTGCTGATTGACTATTTACGCCGCCATTACCCCGAAGCCATGGCGAGAATGGGAGAGGCTGAGATCAGGCAGCTAGACGATGCCTTTATTGACGAACAGAGCCTTACCGATTTTCGAGCCCTGATCCCGCCGACCCCCAGCTACCCGGTTTCAGGCAAATTGCCCGGCAACGGCAAAAAAAATCCGCGGGCGATTTTCGTGCTCTCGCCGCCGCGTTCCGGCTCGACCTTATTGCGGGTCTTGCTGGGGGGGCATTCGGATTTGTTTTCGCCGCCGGAGCTGGAGTTGCTCGGCTTTGATACCTTGGGCCAGCGTAAAAAGGTTTGCTCCGGACGCGATGCCTTTTGGCTTGAAGGGACATTACGGGCGGTGATGCAGGCATGTGATGTCGATGCCGACGGCGCCAGGGAAATCATGGCTTCACGTGAAAGTGCGGATATGCCGGTGCAAGCTTTTTACGGCGAATTGCAAGGCTGGCTGGGGCAGCGTATCCTGGTTGACAAGTCACCTTCCTATGCCCTGGATCCCGGCATTATGCAGCGGGCAGAGGCCTATTTTGACGAGCCGCTTTATATCCATTTGCACCGCCATCCGTATGGCATGATCCATTCCTTCGAAGAAGCCAAGCTCGACCAGATTTTTTTCCGCTATCCCCACCAATTGCCGGTGCGCCGTTTAGGGGAACTGATCTGGCTGCACAGCCATCGCAATATTGGCCAATTTTTAGCAAATATACCGGCCCGTCGCCAGATAAGCGTAAGTTTCGAGCAGATGACGCAGCAGCCGGAGGCAACCGTAAAGCAGTTGTGTCAGTTTATCGGCATAAACTTCTCTGCCGATATGCTGGATATCTATAACCGGCAGCAGCAACAGCGCATGACAGACGGTATCCATCGGGAGTCCAAAATGTTGGGGGACGTCAAGTTTCATAGCCACCAACAGATAGATGCCGGTATAGCCGAACGTTGGCGGCAAAATTACCGGCAAGAATTTTTGGGAGAGCCTTCACTGCAAATGGCCAAAGTGTTTGGCTATAACCCCCGCATAAACACAGAAAATCTGCCGATCCCGCAGCTTGAGCGTAAAGGGGGAAGCTTACCCCTGTCATTTGCACAGCAAAGGCTGTGGTTTTTGGATCAGCTCGAAGGGGCCGGCGCTGCCTACAATATGCCTGTGGCCTTGCGGATAAAAGGGGAATTAGCCCCGGATGCCATGGCGGCCAGCCTGGATGCGATAGTACGGCGCCATGAAACCCTGCGCAGCCATTTTGAAACCGTCAGGGGAGAGCCCCGGGTACGGCTTGTCGATGCGCTGCCGGCGATGGCGACAGTGGATCTCAGCCACCTGGTCGGCCAGTTGCAGCAGCAGGCACTGGCGCAGCATATTGCCTCGGATGCAAAGCAGGTATTTAACCTGGCAACGGGCCCCTTATTTCGCTGCTCCCTGCTGAAGTTGGCGGCCGATGACCATGTTGTCCTGGTCAATATGCACCACATCGTTTCCGACGGCTGGTCTATGGGCATTATCGTGAACGAGTGGAGCCGTTTGTATGATGCCTTTGTCGCCGGGCAGGCCTCGCCGCTGGCGCCTTTGGCGGTACAATATGGCGATTATGCCGCCTGGCAGCACGAGCAGCTAAAAAGCGGCAAGCTGGGGCATCAGCTAGCTTATTGGCGCAAACGTCTGGCGGGTGCACCTGCTTTGCTGGCGCTGCCGACAGACCGGCCCCGTCCCGCGGTACAGCAGTTCCACGGGGATATCTTTAAGCTGACCCTGAACGGATCGCTTTCTCTGCGGCTCAAACGCTACGCGGAACAGTCCGGGGTTTCCCTCTACATGTTTTTACTTGCCGCCTTTGCAGTGTTATTGATGCGCTATAGCGGGCAGCGGGATATCGTCATCGGCTCGCCTACGGCAAACCGCAGCCGCAGCGAACTTGAGCCTCTGGTGGGCTTTTTTGTCAATACCCTGGTCATGCGTTTGGACGTTGCCGGGGAGCAGGCCTTTGACGGTTTTTTAAAGCAGGTACGGGAAGCGGCGCTTGAAGCATACGCCAACCAGGAGGTCTCATTTGAGCAGCTGGTGGAAGAGCTCAAACCCCGGCGCAACTTAAGCTATTCGCCTTTATTCCAGGTGATGTTCTCGATGCAGAATACCCCCGCGGTGACCCCGGATTTAACCGGACTGGAAGTGTCAGAAATCTCCGGCGCACAGGTGGTCTCCAAATATGATTTAACCTTGGAGGTGAGTGAGTCGGGGACGGGACTGGAAGCTTGCTTTGAGTACAATAGCGATTTATTTGACCGTGACACCATTAAACGTCTTGCCGGCCATTACAGTAATTTATTGCAGTCGATATTAACCGCTCCCCAACAGGCATTAGCCCGCCTGGCGATATTGGACCAGGAGGAAGAAGACTGCCTGCTTAAGCGCTGGAATCACACCCGCCGCCCGATAGACGGGCCCTTGACTATCCAGGGCATGTTCGAAAAGCAGGCGGGGAAAACGCCAAACGCGGTGGCGGTAAAATGCGGCGCAGACAGTTTGAGCTACCGAGAACTCAATCAGCGCTCACAGCAACTGGCACAGCGGTTGCGGGCACTTGGCCTGGCTGAGGGCTCCCTGGCGGCGGTCTGCCTTCCCCGCTCTGCGGATATGCTGGTGGCTTTGCTGGCGGTGCTCAAATCCGGCAGTGCCTATGTGCCCCTTGATCCTAAATATCCCCGTGACCGTATCCGGGAGGTGCTTGAAGATGCCGGCGTCAGCCTGTTGCTGACCCAAGCCGGCCTGCTGCCTTCTTTTTCTTCCCTGACCTGTCCGGTTTTCTGCCCCGATGCCGGGCAGCAAGACTGCGCCGTGCCTGAGGCAAGAATACCTGAGGCAAAAGAGCCTGAAACAAAAACGCCCCAAATACAGGATAACCCGGCGCTGGCTTATGTGATATATACCTCGGGCTCAACCGGCAAACCCAAGGGGGTCGCGGTTAGCCACCACGGGGCTGTGAACTTTTTATCGAGCATGGCGCAAATGCCCGGCATCACTGCAAGCGATACCTTGCTGGCGGTGACCACGGTGGCCTTTGATATTGCCGTACTGGAACTTTACCTGCCGCTGACGGTTGGCGCCACCCTGGTGATTGCCGACGAGGAAACGGTGCGCGACGGGACATCTTTGATGCAAACCCTGCTTGCCGAACAGGTAACTGTGATGCAGGCAACGCCGGCCACCTGGCGCTTGTTATTGGCATCGGGCTGGCAGGGGGATGGCCGCCTGAAAGTCCTGTGTGGCGGAGAAGCGCTGCCCTCAATGTTGGCGCAGCAGCTGTTGCCGGATGTCGCGAGTTTGTGGAATCTCTACGGGCCAACTGAGGCCACGGTATGGTCAAGCCTGCAGCAGGTTACGCCCGGGGACCTGATACATGCCAGGATCCCCATCGGCAGGCCGATCGCCAATACCCGGATTTATATTTTAGACAGCTGTCTGTCGCCGCAGCCGGTAGGCGTGAGCGGTGAGCTTTTTATCGGCGGTGACTGCCTGGCAAACGCTTATCTGAACCGCCCGGAGCTGACCGCGGCAGCTTTTATCGAAGATCCTTTCCTGCCGGGGCAGCGCCTCTACCGTACCGGGGATTTAGGGCGTTATTTGCCCGATGGCCGTATTGAGTATTTGGGGCGCAATGATCAGCAAATTAAAATACGCGGTTTCCGGGTAGAGCCCGGCGAAGTCGAGCATGTGCTTGGCAAACAGCCCGGGGTTGACATGTGCGCCGTGGTACTTGACCGCCCCGAGAGTGAAAATACCCGGCTAATCGGCTATTACCTCGGCGGTGAAACCGACCGCAGCCAATTAAAGCAGGCGCTGGGGCAAGTGTTACCCGATTACATGGTGCCGGATTTACTGTTGCGCCTCGAGCAGATGCCGTTAACCGAAAACGGCAAAGTCGACCGGCGGGCGCTGGCCAGGCTTGAGATAGAGCAGACATCGGCGGAGTATCTGGGGGCCCGCGATACCCTAGAGCTGGAATTACTGCGTATCTGGCAGGAAGTGCTCGGTGTCAAAGCAATCGGCATCCGCGACAATTTCTTTGATTTGGGCGGACACTCGATTATTGCGGTGCGCCTGATGGCCAAAATAGCCCGCCAGTTTGACCGCCAGCTGCCGCTGGCGAGCTTATTCCAGGGCTCTACGGTTGAAGCGCAGGCGCAACTGTTACGCAGTGGCGTCGATGACAAGATCTGGTCTTCTGTGGTGCCGGTTCAGTCCCAGGGCCAAGGGGAGCCGTTCTTTTGTGCGGCCGGGGCCGGGGGCAATCTTGTCTATTTCAATGAGCTGGCAAGGGCAATGACGGGCAGCCATCCCTTTATCGGCCTGCAGCCGCCGGGGCTGGACGGAGAAACGCCGCCCTATACCCGGGTAGAGGATCTGGCCCGGCATTATCTCGATGAAATTCAGCATCACGGCTATAAATGCCCGCGTTTTGTTGCCGGACATTCCTTTGGCGGCCTGGTGGCCTTTGATATGGCGGCGCAGCTTAACAAGCTGGGCCATGCCCCCCAAGTGCTGGTATTGATCGATACGCCGGCCCCCCATTTCTTCCAGCCAACCGGACAGGACTGGTCGCAGGCGCAATGGCTGGCCCAGGTCTCCGAGATCATTAGCCACCTTTATCAGGTTGATGCCGCCATTTCATCACAGGAGTTTGCCTCCCTGGATCACGAGGCGCAGCTGGTCTTGCTGCATCAAAGGCTGATAGCAAGGGGGGTTTTGCCTGAGCAAAATAATGTCAGCTTTTTACGGGGTTTTATCGAAGTCTATAAGGCGAACCTGTGCGTTGATTATTCGCCGGCGAAACTGCCGGCCACTACCCGGGTATTGCTGCTGCGCTCGAAGGAGCAACAGCCCGAGCATTTGATCACCGAGCAGTTTGCGACGCTGCGCACCTCTTTGGATCTGGGCTGGCAGCGCTATTTTGAGCAGCCGGTGACGGTCACAGAAGTGCCCGGCGACCATTTAACCATGATGCGTTCACCTAATGCGGAGGTGCTAACCAGGGAAATATCTGACTTTATCAGCAGTTGA
- a CDS encoding FAD-binding protein, with translation MEKVNSAPGQSAPQWQNWSRNIVHNAPTDGEDFYFTPTTEAELREIVLKVAAIDGATLRVSGQRHSQPALVTRDNRGDVPAQAKDYLVDMSCYVDLGANKDQNMVVDVAKKQVTVNAGVREDDLDAFLTKNNLIMKTVTAGGFFSIGGMTAVDVHGATVQESIFAETVASFSVMQADGTIRYIDADASFDNVSLLQLIRVSLGAFGIVTSMTVNVLDRPYATTLKPSRELFGPVRASNLRKTFIDRYQALLTSHDRVESFFNPYADNILSSSFLALNWDLVTDPDEKVPNVGTDPDSACELAGNGVFGAPYLQVGEEVAEWAAIAAQQASSDTAAALINWVAIKNIQSQVDAANARYSDLWLNNAARVAFMSYFVPLPGIDADGLAKAWEGLAVVRDYVIEGGNFHIAAPMEFRFVKACDAALSGTFALDPETMFINLDLICFVEEQDANTPGLKYTEALLRFFAHVERRWVELGGLPHNGKMYGFYDPTNPDEESFTQPFNASFISYTTGQRIERGAPVPAFKAYRQSVDPKGLFYNPYLQTLLG, from the coding sequence ATGGAAAAAGTGAACAGCGCACCGGGGCAATCTGCCCCCCAATGGCAAAACTGGAGCCGCAATATCGTCCATAATGCCCCGACCGACGGCGAAGATTTTTATTTTACCCCGACCACAGAAGCCGAGCTCAGGGAGATAGTGCTCAAGGTGGCTGCTATCGACGGGGCGACCCTGCGTGTTTCCGGGCAGCGTCATTCCCAGCCCGCTCTGGTGACCCGGGATAACCGGGGGGACGTTCCCGCTCAAGCCAAAGACTATCTGGTTGATATGTCGTGCTATGTCGATTTGGGAGCCAATAAAGATCAGAATATGGTGGTCGATGTCGCCAAAAAACAGGTGACGGTCAATGCGGGGGTACGTGAAGATGATCTCGATGCCTTTTTAACTAAAAATAACCTCATCATGAAAACGGTCACCGCAGGTGGTTTTTTCAGCATCGGCGGTATGACCGCGGTCGATGTACATGGCGCTACGGTGCAGGAGTCTATTTTTGCCGAAACGGTTGCTTCCTTCTCGGTGATGCAGGCCGACGGCACCATCAGGTATATCGATGCCGATGCAAGCTTTGACAATGTGTCGCTATTGCAGTTGATCCGCGTTTCTTTGGGGGCTTTTGGCATAGTGACTTCCATGACGGTTAATGTGCTCGATCGCCCCTATGCCACCACGCTTAAGCCGAGCAGGGAGCTGTTCGGTCCCGTAAGAGCCAGCAATTTACGCAAAACCTTTATCGATAGATATCAGGCTTTGCTGACAAGCCATGACAGGGTTGAGTCTTTCTTCAATCCTTATGCCGACAATATCCTTTCTTCAAGCTTCCTTGCCCTGAACTGGGATCTGGTGACAGATCCGGATGAAAAAGTGCCCAATGTCGGCACAGATCCCGACAGCGCCTGTGAACTGGCAGGCAACGGGGTTTTTGGCGCCCCCTATTTGCAAGTCGGCGAAGAAGTAGCGGAGTGGGCAGCCATTGCCGCACAGCAGGCAAGCTCAGACACGGCTGCCGCCCTGATCAACTGGGTGGCGATAAAGAATATTCAAAGCCAGGTGGATGCGGCAAATGCCAGGTATTCGGATCTGTGGCTGAACAATGCCGCCCGGGTGGCCTTTATGTCTTATTTTGTGCCTTTGCCGGGCATTGATGCCGATGGTCTGGCTAAAGCCTGGGAAGGTTTGGCGGTGGTACGCGACTATGTTATCGAAGGCGGTAATTTCCATATTGCCGCGCCGATGGAATTTCGCTTTGTCAAAGCCTGCGATGCCGCGTTATCGGGCACCTTTGCCCTTGATCCGGAAACCATGTTTATCAACCTGGATTTGATTTGTTTCGTCGAGGAACAAGATGCCAATACCCCGGGCCTGAAGTATACCGAAGCGTTATTACGCTTTTTTGCCCATGTCGAGCGTCGCTGGGTTGAACTGGGCGGTTTACCCCATAACGGCAAAATGTATGGCTTTTATGATCCGACCAACCCGGATGAAGAGTCTTTCACCCAGCCTTTTAATGCCAGTTTTATCTCGTATACCACAGGGCAGCGCATCGAGCGCGGCGCGCCGGTACCGGCATTTAAAGCTTATCGTCAGTCGGTGGATCCAAAAGGGCTTTTTTATAACCCTTATTTGCAAACCCTGTTGGGTTAG